The genomic DNA CCGGATCCACATCCAGCGACCAGCGCACCGCCCGCCCGCTGGGCATCTGTTCCAGCACCAGCAGCCAGGCACTCAGCAGTCGATGCAGCGGCGCCCGGGCGTTGGCCTGCAATAGAAGCTGCGCCCGGTAGCGCCCGGCCCGCCGCTCCATCGGAGCTGGCACCGGGCCCAATAGTTCGATGCCGGTAAGGCTCTGCTCTGCCAGCAAACGCTCGGCCTCGCTGCAGGCCTCATCGAGGAAACCTTCGGCTTGCCCGGGCTTGTGGGCTTCGGCCCGCAACAGCGCCAGATGAGCAAAGGGCGGCAGGCCGGCGCTGCGGCGTTCGCTCAAGGCTTGTTCGGCGAAGGCGAAATAACCCTGCTCGGTCAATTGGATCAACAGCGGGTGATCGGCCAAGTGCGTCTGGATAATCACTTTGCCCGGCTCCTCGGCCCGCCCGGCCCGGCCTGCGACCTGGACAATCAACTGCGCCATGCGCTCGCTGGCGCGGAAGTCGCCGGAGAACAACCCACCATCGGCGTCGAGGATCGACACCAGCGTGACTCGCGGGAAGTGATGCCCCTTGGCGAGCATCTGCGTGCCCACCAATATGCATGGCTGGCCCTTCTGGATCGTCGCGAACAGCTGATTCATCGCGTCCTTGCGCGAGGTGCTGTCGCGATCCACCCGCAGTACCGGGTAATCGGGGAACAGGATACCCAGCCGTTCCTCAGCGCGCTCGGTGCCGGCACCGACCGGGCGCAAGTCCACTTTGCCGCACTGCGGGCAATGCCTTGGCACGCGTTCGGCGTGGCCGCAATGGTGGCAACGCAGCTCGCCATGGCGTTGATGCACGGTCATCCGCGCATCGCAGCGCTCACACCCAGACATCCAGCCACAGTCGTGACACAGCAGGGTCGGGGCAAACCCCCGGCGATTGAGGAACACCAGGACCTGTTGCCCGGCGGCCAGGGTCTGGCCGATGGCTTGCTGCATCGGCCCGGAAATACCGCTGTCCAGTGGTCGACTTTTCACGTCCAGGCGCAGGAAGCGCGGTTGCTTGGCGCCGCCGGCCCGTTCGTTGAGGCGTAGCAGGCCGTAGCGACCGGTGTAGGCGTTGTGCAAGCTTTCCAGCGAGGGCGTCGCCGAGCCGAGGACGATCGGGATGTTTTCCTGGCGGGCGCGCACCAGCGCCAGGTCGCGGGCGTGATAGCGCAGGCCTTCCTGCTGTTTATAGGAGCCGTCGTGCTCTTCGTCGATGATGATCAGGCCGGGGTTTTTCATCGGCGTGAACAGCGCCGAGCGGGTACCGATGATGATGTCGGCCTCACCGTCGCGGGCGGCGAGCCAGGCTTCCAGGCGTTCGCGGTCGTTGACCGCCGAGTGCACCAGGGCGATCCGCGCATTGAAGCGTTGCTCGAAACGCGCCAGGGTCTGCGGGCCGAGGTTGATTTCCGGAATCAGCACCAAGGCCTGCTTGCCGGCCTCCAGGGCCTGGCGGATCAGTTGCAGGTAGACCTCGGTCTTGCCGCTGCCGGTGACGCCCGCCAGCAGAAAGGCGTGATAACTGTCGAAACCTGCACGAATCGCTTCGCAAGCGGCCCGCTGTTCGGCGTTGAGCGGCAGTTCCGGCTGGGCCAGCCAATGTTCATGGCGGGCGCCGGGGGCGTGCCGGCGGACCTCCACCTGGACCAGGTTCTTGGCCAGCAACAGATCGAGGCTGTCCTTGCTGAGCATCAGTTTGCTCAGCAGTTGATGAGCCACGCCATGGGGATGTTGGGCCAGGGTCGCCAAGGCTTCGCGCTGGCGCGGGGCGCGGGCGATGCGTGGATCGTCCAGCGAAGCCCCCGGCGCCACCGACCAGAATCGCTCCTGGCGCGCCTCGGCCAGCTCACCCTGGCGCAGCAACACCGGCAGCGCCCAGCTCAGGGTGTCGCCGAGGCTGTGCTGGTAATACTGGGACGTCCACAGGCACAACTTGAACAGCGATGCAGGCAGCGGCGGCGTGGCATCGAGCAGGGCCAGGGCTGGCTTGAGCTTGTCGGCCGGGACCTCGCTGTGATCGGTGACCTCCACCAGGATGCCGATCATTTCCCGCCGGCCGAACGGTACCCGCAGGCGCATGCCCGGCTGCAACTGGGCGCGCAGGATCCCGGCCGGGGCGCGGTAGTCGAACAGGCGGCGCAGGGGCGAAGGCAGGGCGAGGCGCAGAATGGCGTCGGGCACGCGGGGGATCTCGGTAGGCGGACAAATTCGCAAGGCTTAGCGCGATTCAATGTGGGAGCGAGCTTGCTCGCGATGGCGTCAGTTCTGTCACATTGATGCTGACTGAATCGCCGCTATCGCGAGCAAGCTCGCTCCCACAGGGATTGTGCTGAGGGCGGGAGCCTAGCAGACGGTTGGTACAAGGCATAGCTTGCGCGAACGACGATGTCTGGTAGAATCCGCGGCCTAATTACGTGCGGTATTCAACAATAGTGTTGGGTGGCGGCACGCTAGCCTGAGGAAAACAGCATGAAAACCGATATCCATCCGGAATACCCAGAAATTGCCGTAACCTGCAGCTGCGGCAACAAGTTCGAAACGCGTTCGACCTACGGCAAAGCCCTGGCGATCGACGTTTGCAACGAATGCCACCCGTTCTACACCGGTAAGCA from Pseudomonas beijingensis includes the following:
- a CDS encoding primosomal protein N'; protein product: MPDAILRLALPSPLRRLFDYRAPAGILRAQLQPGMRLRVPFGRREMIGILVEVTDHSEVPADKLKPALALLDATPPLPASLFKLCLWTSQYYQHSLGDTLSWALPVLLRQGELAEARQERFWSVAPGASLDDPRIARAPRQREALATLAQHPHGVAHQLLSKLMLSKDSLDLLLAKNLVQVEVRRHAPGARHEHWLAQPELPLNAEQRAACEAIRAGFDSYHAFLLAGVTGSGKTEVYLQLIRQALEAGKQALVLIPEINLGPQTLARFEQRFNARIALVHSAVNDRERLEAWLAARDGEADIIIGTRSALFTPMKNPGLIIIDEEHDGSYKQQEGLRYHARDLALVRARQENIPIVLGSATPSLESLHNAYTGRYGLLRLNERAGGAKQPRFLRLDVKSRPLDSGISGPMQQAIGQTLAAGQQVLVFLNRRGFAPTLLCHDCGWMSGCERCDARMTVHQRHGELRCHHCGHAERVPRHCPQCGKVDLRPVGAGTERAEERLGILFPDYPVLRVDRDSTSRKDAMNQLFATIQKGQPCILVGTQMLAKGHHFPRVTLVSILDADGGLFSGDFRASERMAQLIVQVAGRAGRAEEPGKVIIQTHLADHPLLIQLTEQGYFAFAEQALSERRSAGLPPFAHLALLRAEAHKPGQAEGFLDEACSEAERLLAEQSLTGIELLGPVPAPMERRAGRYRAQLLLQANARAPLHRLLSAWLLVLEQMPSGRAVRWSLDVDPVDLY
- the rpmE gene encoding 50S ribosomal protein L31, which gives rise to MKTDIHPEYPEIAVTCSCGNKFETRSTYGKALAIDVCNECHPFYTGKQKTLDTGGRVQKFADRFGAFGKVAPKA